The genomic segment CCGCAAATCTCGGCGGCGGGCGTTGAAAACCTCGACACGATTCTCCAGCCTTATATCAACGTTGAGCCGGGCCGTGGGCCGGGGCGTCGCAGCTTTGAGTTGCAGGAAGCGACGATTACTGATTCCCGCTATTTAGACGGTCTGAGCATCGTGGTGGAGGCCCCGGAAGCTGGTTCGCTGAATATTGGTACGCCGGTGCTGTTCCGCGGCATTGAGGTAGGGACGGTCACCGGGATGTCGCTTGGCAGCATGTCTGATCGCGTGATGGTTGCGATGCGCATCAGCAAGCGTTACCAGCATCTGGTCCGTGAAAACTCCGTGTTCTGGCTTGCCTCCGGTTATAGCCTCAACTTCGGGCTGGTAGGCGGCGTGGTGAAAACCGGCACGTTCAATCAATTCATCCGTGGCGGCATCGCGTTCGCCACCCCGCCAGAAACGCCGCTCGCGCCAAAAGCGCAGGCCGGTAAGCACTTTCTCCTGCAGGATAGCGAGCCGAAAGAGTGGCGTCAGTGGGGCACTGCCCTGCCCCGTTAACCACAGCGCCCCGGTGTCACGCCGGGGCGTTTGTGCTACACTTCGCGCCCTCTTTTTCTGTCCACCGAGGTAAGCTGTGGCGCAATTCGGTTCTGTCTGCCTTCCTGAAGCTTTTCTTGATGTTATGCGTGAAGCGATGCCTGCGGGCCTTGCGATGGACGATTTCATCGCCGCCTGCCAGCGCCCGCTGCGCCGCAGTATCCGTGTGAACACGCTTAAAATCAGCGTCGACGCATTTCTTAAGCAGGTCGCCCCGTATGGCTGGCAATTAACGCCCGTGCCCTGGTGCCCGGAAGGTTTCTGGATCGAGCGTGACGACGACGAAGCACTGCCGCTCGGCAGCACCGCCGAGCATTTAAGCGGTCAGTTTTACATTCAGGAAGCAAGCTCAATGCTACCGGTGGCTGCGCTCTTCGCCGATGGCAACGCGCCCGCACGCGTGATGGACGTGGCCGCCGCGCCAGGTTCGAAAACCACGCAGATAGCCGCCATGATGCAAAACGAGGGTTTTATTCTCGCCAATGAATATTCCGCCAGCCGGGTAAAAGTGCTGCACGCCAATATCAGCCGCTGCGGTATCCACAACGTCGGCCTGACGCATTTTGATGGTCGCGTCTTTGGCACGGCGCTGCCCGAACAGTTTGATGCCATTCTGCTGGATGCGCCCTGCTCCGGCGAAGGCGTGGTACGAAAAGATCCGGACGCGCTGCGTAACTGGTCGCCGCAAAGCAACCAGGAGATTGCCGCTACTCAGCGCGAGCTTATCGACAGCGCGTTTCACGCCCTCGCGCCGGGCGGAACGCTGGTCTATTCCACCTGTACCCTCAACCGTGAAGAAAACCAGCAAACGGTGCGCTGGCTGCTGGAGTGCTACCCGGACGCCGTTGAAATCCTCCCGCTCCACGCGCTGTTCCCTGGCGCCGAGGCGGCGCTGACCGAAGAGGGCTTTCTGCATGTCTTCCCACAGATTTACGACTGCGAAGGCTTTTTTGTCGCCCGGCTGCGCAAGACCGCCACCGTACCAGCGTTGCCTGCACCGACCTATAAAGTGGGCGCGTTTCCTTTT from the Cronobacter condimenti 1330 genome contains:
- the rsmF gene encoding 16S rRNA (cytosine(1407)-C(5))-methyltransferase RsmF; amino-acid sequence: MREAMPAGLAMDDFIAACQRPLRRSIRVNTLKISVDAFLKQVAPYGWQLTPVPWCPEGFWIERDDDEALPLGSTAEHLSGQFYIQEASSMLPVAALFADGNAPARVMDVAAAPGSKTTQIAAMMQNEGFILANEYSASRVKVLHANISRCGIHNVGLTHFDGRVFGTALPEQFDAILLDAPCSGEGVVRKDPDALRNWSPQSNQEIAATQRELIDSAFHALAPGGTLVYSTCTLNREENQQTVRWLLECYPDAVEILPLHALFPGAEAALTEEGFLHVFPQIYDCEGFFVARLRKTATVPALPAPTYKVGAFPFSPMKTREAQAVITAAKKVGLMWDDTLALWQRDKEIWLFPQAFTPFIGKVRFSRTGIRLAEIHNKGYRWQHEAVVALAGSDNPLAFELTAEEAQEWYRGRDVWPQTSPAADDVIVTFQRQPLGLAKKVGSRLKNSYPRELVRDGVLFSASA